One Camelus ferus isolate YT-003-E chromosome 21, BCGSAC_Cfer_1.0, whole genome shotgun sequence genomic region harbors:
- the RUSC1 gene encoding RUN and SH3 domain-containing protein 1 isoform X4, which yields MAEAQGGTGQLQEQKKGLLIAVSASVDKIISHFGAARNLVQKAQLGDSRLSPDVGHLVLTTLCPALHALVADGLKPFRKDLITGQRRSSPWSVVEASVKPGSSTRSLGTLYSQVSHLAPLRSSRSRFHAFILGLLNTKQLELWFSSLQEDAGLLSLLYLPTGFFSLARGGCPSLSTELLLLLQPLSVLTFHLDLLFEHHHHLPLGPPQARAPPGSPPALQQTVQAMLHWGGRLAQSLRGASGETPPDPSAPSSPPTRGSWWEQLTQASRVYASGGTEGFPLPRWGSRRHGSGTAAEVVQERSPPAEEAAPGRGVWLGRLFGVPGGLTETEGGAPKSRRPSSWLPPTVSVLTLVRRGAPPETPSSPEDLEASASSMAQTHRAVRALCDHTAAGPDQLSFRRGEVLRVVATVDEDWLRCGRDGVEGLVPVGYTSLVL from the exons ATGGCAGAAGCCCAGGGTGGGACTGGCCAGCTGCAGGAGCAGAAAAAAG GTCTCCTGATAGCTGTCAGCGCTTCAGTGGATAAAATCATCTCGCACTTCGGGGCCGCCCGGAACTTGGTTCAGAAG GCCCAGTTGGGGGATAGCCGGCTGAGCCCAGATGTGGGGCACCTGGTGCTGAccaccctctgcccagccctccatGCCCTGGTGGCTGACGGGCTGAAGCCATTCCGGAAGGACCTCATCACTGGGCAGCGCCGGAGCAGCCCCTGGAGCGTGGTGGAGGCCTCTGTGAAGCCAG GCTCCAGCACTCGTTCCCTTGGAACCCTGTATAGCCAGGTCAGCCATCTGGCCCCGCTGCGAAGCAGCCGTAGCCGCTTCCATGCCTTCATCCTGGGCCTCCTCAA cactAAGCAGTTGGAGCTGTGGTTTTCCAGTCTCCAGGAAGATGCAG GCCTGCTGTCCCTCCTGTACCTGCCCACCGGATTCTTCTCCCTGGCCCGGGGTGGCTGCCCCTCCTTGTCCACggagctgctgctcctgctgcagccATTGTCGGTGCTCACCTTCCACCTGGACCTGCTCTTTgagcaccaccaccacctgcccctGGGCCCGCCTCAGGCCCGTGCGCCTCCAGGCTCGCCTCCCGCCCTGCAGCAGACTGTGCAAGCCATGCTGCACTGGGGGGGGCGACTGGCCCAGAGCCTCCGGGGGGCTTCTGGGGAGACCCCTCCAGACCCCTCAGCCCCCTCAAGTCCTCCCACCCGAGGCAGCTGGTGGGAGCAGCTGACCCAGGCCTCCCGAGTCTATGCCTCTGGGGGCACTGAGGGCTTCCCTCTTCCCCGGTGGGGATCCAGGCGACACGGGTCAGGGACTGCAGCTGAGGTCGTGCAGGAGAGATCGCCGCCCGCAGAGGAAGCGGCACCTGGCAGAGGCGTATGGCTGGGGAGACTGTTTGGAGTGCCTGGGGGCCTCACAGAAACTGAGGGTGGAGCCCCGAAGTCCAG GAGACCATCCAGCTGGCTGCCCCCGACAGTAAGTGTGTTGACTCTGGTGAGGCGGGGGGCACCTCCCGAGACTCCCTCTTCTCCTGAGGATCTGGAGGCGTCAGCATCCAGCATGGCGCAGACCCACAG GGCAGTCCGGGCTCTCTGTGATCACACTGCTGCAGGACCCGACCAGCTGAGCTTTCGGCGTGGGGAAGTGCTGCGTGTCGTCGCCACTGTGGATGAGGACTGGCTCCGCTGTGGGAGGGATGGAGTGGAGGGGCTGGTGCCTGTGGGGTACACTTCTCTTGTTCTCTAG
- the RUSC1 gene encoding RUN and SH3 domain-containing protein 1 isoform X3: MGTGKQGIRVAVHIYIQDFAPVRSSWSFAGVSGAQRLWMAEAQGGTGQLQEQKKGLLIAVSASVDKIISHFGAARNLVQKAQLGDSRLSPDVGHLVLTTLCPALHALVADGLKPFRKDLITGQRRSSPWSVVEASVKPGSSTRSLGTLYSQVSHLAPLRSSRSRFHAFILGLLNTKQLELWFSSLQEDAGLLSLLYLPTGFFSLARGGCPSLSTELLLLLQPLSVLTFHLDLLFEHHHHLPLGPPQARAPPGSPPALQQTVQAMLHWGGRLAQSLRGASGETPPDPSAPSSPPTRGSWWEQLTQASRVYASGGTEGFPLPRWGSRRHGSGTAAEVVQERSPPAEEAAPGRGVWLGRLFGVPGGLTETEGGAPKSRRPSSWLPPTVSVLTLVRRGAPPETPSSPEDLEASASSMAQTHRAVRALCDHTAAGPDQLSFRRGEVLRVVATVDEDWLRCGRDGVEGLVPVGYTSLVL, translated from the exons ATGGGAACCGGGAAGCAAGGGATCAGGGTAgcagtgcatatatatatacaggatTTCGCCCCAG TCCGCAGCTCCTGGTCATTCGCCGGCGTCTCGGGGGCCCAGCGACTGTGGATGGCAGAAGCCCAGGGTGGGACTGGCCAGCTGCAGGAGCAGAAAAAAG GTCTCCTGATAGCTGTCAGCGCTTCAGTGGATAAAATCATCTCGCACTTCGGGGCCGCCCGGAACTTGGTTCAGAAG GCCCAGTTGGGGGATAGCCGGCTGAGCCCAGATGTGGGGCACCTGGTGCTGAccaccctctgcccagccctccatGCCCTGGTGGCTGACGGGCTGAAGCCATTCCGGAAGGACCTCATCACTGGGCAGCGCCGGAGCAGCCCCTGGAGCGTGGTGGAGGCCTCTGTGAAGCCAG GCTCCAGCACTCGTTCCCTTGGAACCCTGTATAGCCAGGTCAGCCATCTGGCCCCGCTGCGAAGCAGCCGTAGCCGCTTCCATGCCTTCATCCTGGGCCTCCTCAA cactAAGCAGTTGGAGCTGTGGTTTTCCAGTCTCCAGGAAGATGCAG GCCTGCTGTCCCTCCTGTACCTGCCCACCGGATTCTTCTCCCTGGCCCGGGGTGGCTGCCCCTCCTTGTCCACggagctgctgctcctgctgcagccATTGTCGGTGCTCACCTTCCACCTGGACCTGCTCTTTgagcaccaccaccacctgcccctGGGCCCGCCTCAGGCCCGTGCGCCTCCAGGCTCGCCTCCCGCCCTGCAGCAGACTGTGCAAGCCATGCTGCACTGGGGGGGGCGACTGGCCCAGAGCCTCCGGGGGGCTTCTGGGGAGACCCCTCCAGACCCCTCAGCCCCCTCAAGTCCTCCCACCCGAGGCAGCTGGTGGGAGCAGCTGACCCAGGCCTCCCGAGTCTATGCCTCTGGGGGCACTGAGGGCTTCCCTCTTCCCCGGTGGGGATCCAGGCGACACGGGTCAGGGACTGCAGCTGAGGTCGTGCAGGAGAGATCGCCGCCCGCAGAGGAAGCGGCACCTGGCAGAGGCGTATGGCTGGGGAGACTGTTTGGAGTGCCTGGGGGCCTCACAGAAACTGAGGGTGGAGCCCCGAAGTCCAG GAGACCATCCAGCTGGCTGCCCCCGACAGTAAGTGTGTTGACTCTGGTGAGGCGGGGGGCACCTCCCGAGACTCCCTCTTCTCCTGAGGATCTGGAGGCGTCAGCATCCAGCATGGCGCAGACCCACAG GGCAGTCCGGGCTCTCTGTGATCACACTGCTGCAGGACCCGACCAGCTGAGCTTTCGGCGTGGGGAAGTGCTGCGTGTCGTCGCCACTGTGGATGAGGACTGGCTCCGCTGTGGGAGGGATGGAGTGGAGGGGCTGGTGCCTGTGGGGTACACTTCTCTTGTTCTCTAG
- the RUSC1 gene encoding RUN and SH3 domain-containing protein 1 isoform X2 yields MLSPQRALLCNLNHIHLQHVSLGLHLSRRPELREGPLSTSPPPGDTGGKESRGPCSGTLVDANSNSPAVPCRCCQEHGPGLENRQDPAQEEEGAASPSDPGCSSSLSSCSDLSPDESPISVYSRELPGNEDIHPQPSIVPLEQGSPLASAGPGACSPDSFCCSPDSCSEASSPPGPGLDSNCNALTTCQDLPSPGLEEEDEGGEQDLPTSDLPEADDEKIDTGKTEPSWKINPIWKIDTEKTEAGWKIPENNNSGWKVNGNTNSSWKTEPGKFDSGWKTNTGITDSGSKTDAGKIDGGWRSDVSEEPVPHRTITSFHELAQKRKRGPGLPLLPQAKKDRSDWLIVFSPDSELPPTVSLGGSPAPPREVTTFKELRSRSRAPPPPVPPRDPPAGWALVPPRPPPPPVPPRRKKNRPGLQPIAEGQPEEGRAGSPAAGEEAPAAKEPEEPGPQAGIEVRSSWSFAGVSGAQRLWMAEAQGGTGQLQEQKKGLLIAVSASVDKIISHFGAARNLVQKAQLGDSRLSPDVGHLVLTTLCPALHALVADGLKPFRKDLITGQRRSSPWSVVEASVKPGSSTRSLGTLYSQVSHLAPLRSSRSRFHAFILGLLNTKQLELWFSSLQEDAGLLSLLYLPTGFFSLARGGCPSLSTELLLLLQPLSVLTFHLDLLFEHHHHLPLGPPQARAPPGSPPALQQTVQAMLHWGGRLAQSLRGASGETPPDPSAPSSPPTRGSWWEQLTQASRVYASGGTEGFPLPRWGSRRHGSGTAAEVVQERSPPAEEAAPGRGVWLGRLFGVPGGLTETEGGAPKSRRPSSWLPPTVSVLTLVRRGAPPETPSSPEDLEASASSMAQTHRAVRALCDHTAAGPDQLSFRRGEVLRVVATVDEDWLRCGRDGVEGLVPVGYTSLVL; encoded by the exons ATGCTGTCCCCTCAGAGGGCTTTACTCTGCAACCTCAACCACATCCACCTCCAGCATGTCTCCCTGGGCCTGCACTTGTCCCGCCGTCCGGAGCTACGGGAGGGGCCCTTGAgcacatcccctcccccaggggacactgggggCAAGGAGAGTCGGGGCCCCTGCAGTGGGACCCTGGTGGATGCCAATTCCAACAGCCCTGCTGTGCCCTGCCGATGCTGCCAGGAGCACGGGCCAGGCCTAGAAAACAGGCAGGACCCAgcacaggaggaagagggggctgCCTCTCCCTCGGACCCGGGCTGCTCTTCCTCTCTCAGCTCCTGCTCAGATCTTAGCCCTGATGAGTCCCCCATCTCAGTCTACTCCAGGGAACTCCCTGGCAACGAAGATATCCACCCTCAGCCCAGCATCGTCCCCCTGGAGCAGGGCTCCCCTCTGGCTTCCGCTGGCCCAGGCGCCTGCTCCCCAGACAGCTTTTGTTGCTCACCTGATTCCTGCTCTGAAGCTTCCTCTCCACCCGGCCCTGGCTTGGACTCCAACTGCAATGCCCTGACCACCTGCCAGGacctcccttccccagggctaGAGGAAGAAGAcgagggtggggagcaggaccTCCCTACCTCCGACCTTCCAGAGGCCGATGATGAAAAAATCGATACTGGGAAAACCGAGCCCAGCTGGAAAATCAACCCCATTTGGAAAATAgacacagagaaaactgaagctggcTGGAAAATCCCTGAGAACAATAACTCTGGTTGGAAAGTCAATGGGAATACTAACTCTAGCTGGAAAACTGAACCTGGAAAATTCGACTCCGGTTGGAAAACCAACACAGGAATAACTGATTCTGGCTCGAAAACAGATGCAGGGAAAATTGATGGGGGATGGAGAAGTGACGTCAGCGAGGAGCCGGTGCCCCACCGGACAATCACGTCCTTCCACGAGCTGGCCCAGAAGCGCAAGCggggcccagggctgcccctctTGCCTCAGGCCAAGAAAGACCGCAGCGACTGGCTCATAGTCTTCTCGCCCGACTCCGAGCTGCCCCCTACAGTGTCTCTGGGCGGCTCCCCAGCGCCTCCCCGGGAAGTCACCACCTTTAAGGAACTCCGATCCAGAagccgggccccgcccccgccagtCCCGCCCCGAGACCCCCCAGCTGGCTGGGCCTTGGTCCCGCCccggccccctcctccacccGTCCCTCCCAGGAGGAAGAAGAACCGACCTGGGCTGCAGCCCATAGCAGAGGGGCAGCCcgaagagggcagggcaggcagccccGCGGCTGGCGAGGAGGCCCCAGCCGCGAAGGAACCGGAGGAGCCCGGCCCGCAGGCCGGCATTGAGG TCCGCAGCTCCTGGTCATTCGCCGGCGTCTCGGGGGCCCAGCGACTGTGGATGGCAGAAGCCCAGGGTGGGACTGGCCAGCTGCAGGAGCAGAAAAAAG GTCTCCTGATAGCTGTCAGCGCTTCAGTGGATAAAATCATCTCGCACTTCGGGGCCGCCCGGAACTTGGTTCAGAAG GCCCAGTTGGGGGATAGCCGGCTGAGCCCAGATGTGGGGCACCTGGTGCTGAccaccctctgcccagccctccatGCCCTGGTGGCTGACGGGCTGAAGCCATTCCGGAAGGACCTCATCACTGGGCAGCGCCGGAGCAGCCCCTGGAGCGTGGTGGAGGCCTCTGTGAAGCCAG GCTCCAGCACTCGTTCCCTTGGAACCCTGTATAGCCAGGTCAGCCATCTGGCCCCGCTGCGAAGCAGCCGTAGCCGCTTCCATGCCTTCATCCTGGGCCTCCTCAA cactAAGCAGTTGGAGCTGTGGTTTTCCAGTCTCCAGGAAGATGCAG GCCTGCTGTCCCTCCTGTACCTGCCCACCGGATTCTTCTCCCTGGCCCGGGGTGGCTGCCCCTCCTTGTCCACggagctgctgctcctgctgcagccATTGTCGGTGCTCACCTTCCACCTGGACCTGCTCTTTgagcaccaccaccacctgcccctGGGCCCGCCTCAGGCCCGTGCGCCTCCAGGCTCGCCTCCCGCCCTGCAGCAGACTGTGCAAGCCATGCTGCACTGGGGGGGGCGACTGGCCCAGAGCCTCCGGGGGGCTTCTGGGGAGACCCCTCCAGACCCCTCAGCCCCCTCAAGTCCTCCCACCCGAGGCAGCTGGTGGGAGCAGCTGACCCAGGCCTCCCGAGTCTATGCCTCTGGGGGCACTGAGGGCTTCCCTCTTCCCCGGTGGGGATCCAGGCGACACGGGTCAGGGACTGCAGCTGAGGTCGTGCAGGAGAGATCGCCGCCCGCAGAGGAAGCGGCACCTGGCAGAGGCGTATGGCTGGGGAGACTGTTTGGAGTGCCTGGGGGCCTCACAGAAACTGAGGGTGGAGCCCCGAAGTCCAG GAGACCATCCAGCTGGCTGCCCCCGACAGTAAGTGTGTTGACTCTGGTGAGGCGGGGGGCACCTCCCGAGACTCCCTCTTCTCCTGAGGATCTGGAGGCGTCAGCATCCAGCATGGCGCAGACCCACAG GGCAGTCCGGGCTCTCTGTGATCACACTGCTGCAGGACCCGACCAGCTGAGCTTTCGGCGTGGGGAAGTGCTGCGTGTCGTCGCCACTGTGGATGAGGACTGGCTCCGCTGTGGGAGGGATGGAGTGGAGGGGCTGGTGCCTGTGGGGTACACTTCTCTTGTTCTCTAG
- the RUSC1 gene encoding RUN and SH3 domain-containing protein 1 isoform X1: MLSPQRALLCNLNHIHLQHVSLGLHLSRRPELREGPLSTSPPPGDTGGKESRGPCSGTLVDANSNSPAVPCRCCQEHGPGLENRQDPAQEEEGAASPSDPGCSSSLSSCSDLSPDESPISVYSRELPGNEDIHPQPSIVPLEQGSPLASAGPGACSPDSFCCSPDSCSEASSPPGPGLDSNCNALTTCQDLPSPGLEEEDEGGEQDLPTSDLPEADDEKIDTGKTEPSWKINPIWKIDTEKTEAGWKIPENNNSGWKVNGNTNSSWKTEPGKFDSGWKTNTGITDSGSKTDAGKIDGGWRSDVSEEPVPHRTITSFHELAQKRKRGPGLPLLPQAKKDRSDWLIVFSPDSELPPTVSLGGSPAPPREVTTFKELRSRSRAPPPPVPPRDPPAGWALVPPRPPPPPVPPRRKKNRPGLQPIAEGQPEEGRAGSPAAGEEAPAAKEPEEPGPQAGIEAGPLLLPRPLVFRFSADGRPLLEGGGLGAAGSLLLAPLGGWPGAGLRLLGAPSSPEEKLLPVRLSPVGAYSPPPRGALPCLASPELALLLSPLFPRSSTFPAAASPPRQVPAPPLPPPPRPPKAPRWTRSPPPPPRLLRSSWSFAGVSGAQRLWMAEAQGGTGQLQEQKKGLLIAVSASVDKIISHFGAARNLVQKAQLGDSRLSPDVGHLVLTTLCPALHALVADGLKPFRKDLITGQRRSSPWSVVEASVKPGSSTRSLGTLYSQVSHLAPLRSSRSRFHAFILGLLNTKQLELWFSSLQEDAGLLSLLYLPTGFFSLARGGCPSLSTELLLLLQPLSVLTFHLDLLFEHHHHLPLGPPQARAPPGSPPALQQTVQAMLHWGGRLAQSLRGASGETPPDPSAPSSPPTRGSWWEQLTQASRVYASGGTEGFPLPRWGSRRHGSGTAAEVVQERSPPAEEAAPGRGVWLGRLFGVPGGLTETEGGAPKSRRPSSWLPPTVSVLTLVRRGAPPETPSSPEDLEASASSMAQTHRAVRALCDHTAAGPDQLSFRRGEVLRVVATVDEDWLRCGRDGVEGLVPVGYTSLVL, translated from the exons ATGCTGTCCCCTCAGAGGGCTTTACTCTGCAACCTCAACCACATCCACCTCCAGCATGTCTCCCTGGGCCTGCACTTGTCCCGCCGTCCGGAGCTACGGGAGGGGCCCTTGAgcacatcccctcccccaggggacactgggggCAAGGAGAGTCGGGGCCCCTGCAGTGGGACCCTGGTGGATGCCAATTCCAACAGCCCTGCTGTGCCCTGCCGATGCTGCCAGGAGCACGGGCCAGGCCTAGAAAACAGGCAGGACCCAgcacaggaggaagagggggctgCCTCTCCCTCGGACCCGGGCTGCTCTTCCTCTCTCAGCTCCTGCTCAGATCTTAGCCCTGATGAGTCCCCCATCTCAGTCTACTCCAGGGAACTCCCTGGCAACGAAGATATCCACCCTCAGCCCAGCATCGTCCCCCTGGAGCAGGGCTCCCCTCTGGCTTCCGCTGGCCCAGGCGCCTGCTCCCCAGACAGCTTTTGTTGCTCACCTGATTCCTGCTCTGAAGCTTCCTCTCCACCCGGCCCTGGCTTGGACTCCAACTGCAATGCCCTGACCACCTGCCAGGacctcccttccccagggctaGAGGAAGAAGAcgagggtggggagcaggaccTCCCTACCTCCGACCTTCCAGAGGCCGATGATGAAAAAATCGATACTGGGAAAACCGAGCCCAGCTGGAAAATCAACCCCATTTGGAAAATAgacacagagaaaactgaagctggcTGGAAAATCCCTGAGAACAATAACTCTGGTTGGAAAGTCAATGGGAATACTAACTCTAGCTGGAAAACTGAACCTGGAAAATTCGACTCCGGTTGGAAAACCAACACAGGAATAACTGATTCTGGCTCGAAAACAGATGCAGGGAAAATTGATGGGGGATGGAGAAGTGACGTCAGCGAGGAGCCGGTGCCCCACCGGACAATCACGTCCTTCCACGAGCTGGCCCAGAAGCGCAAGCggggcccagggctgcccctctTGCCTCAGGCCAAGAAAGACCGCAGCGACTGGCTCATAGTCTTCTCGCCCGACTCCGAGCTGCCCCCTACAGTGTCTCTGGGCGGCTCCCCAGCGCCTCCCCGGGAAGTCACCACCTTTAAGGAACTCCGATCCAGAagccgggccccgcccccgccagtCCCGCCCCGAGACCCCCCAGCTGGCTGGGCCTTGGTCCCGCCccggccccctcctccacccGTCCCTCCCAGGAGGAAGAAGAACCGACCTGGGCTGCAGCCCATAGCAGAGGGGCAGCCcgaagagggcagggcaggcagccccGCGGCTGGCGAGGAGGCCCCAGCCGCGAAGGAACCGGAGGAGCCCGGCCCGCAGGCCGGCATTGAGG CCggtcccctcctgctccctcggCCCCTGGTTTTCCGGTTCTCGGCTGACGGGCGCCCCCTGTTGGAGGGTGGGGGCCTGGGCGCAGCTGGGTCCCTGCTCCTGGCACCTCTGGGAGGCTGGCCCGGCGCTGGGCTACGGCTACTGGGGGCGCCGAGTTCCCCAGAGGAGAAGCTATTGCCTGTCCGCCTGTCCCCGGTGGGAGCCTATTCGCCTCCGCCTCGaggggccctgccctgcctggccaGCCCCGAGCTGGCACTGCTGCTGTCCCCGCTCTTTCCCAGAAGTAGCACCTTCCCCGCCGCGGCTTCCCCACCCCGCCAGGTACCCGCCCCCCCGCTGCCACCGCCACCTCGTCCGCCGAAGGCCCCTCGCTGGACCAGGAGCCCACCGCCTCCACCCAGGCTAC TCCGCAGCTCCTGGTCATTCGCCGGCGTCTCGGGGGCCCAGCGACTGTGGATGGCAGAAGCCCAGGGTGGGACTGGCCAGCTGCAGGAGCAGAAAAAAG GTCTCCTGATAGCTGTCAGCGCTTCAGTGGATAAAATCATCTCGCACTTCGGGGCCGCCCGGAACTTGGTTCAGAAG GCCCAGTTGGGGGATAGCCGGCTGAGCCCAGATGTGGGGCACCTGGTGCTGAccaccctctgcccagccctccatGCCCTGGTGGCTGACGGGCTGAAGCCATTCCGGAAGGACCTCATCACTGGGCAGCGCCGGAGCAGCCCCTGGAGCGTGGTGGAGGCCTCTGTGAAGCCAG GCTCCAGCACTCGTTCCCTTGGAACCCTGTATAGCCAGGTCAGCCATCTGGCCCCGCTGCGAAGCAGCCGTAGCCGCTTCCATGCCTTCATCCTGGGCCTCCTCAA cactAAGCAGTTGGAGCTGTGGTTTTCCAGTCTCCAGGAAGATGCAG GCCTGCTGTCCCTCCTGTACCTGCCCACCGGATTCTTCTCCCTGGCCCGGGGTGGCTGCCCCTCCTTGTCCACggagctgctgctcctgctgcagccATTGTCGGTGCTCACCTTCCACCTGGACCTGCTCTTTgagcaccaccaccacctgcccctGGGCCCGCCTCAGGCCCGTGCGCCTCCAGGCTCGCCTCCCGCCCTGCAGCAGACTGTGCAAGCCATGCTGCACTGGGGGGGGCGACTGGCCCAGAGCCTCCGGGGGGCTTCTGGGGAGACCCCTCCAGACCCCTCAGCCCCCTCAAGTCCTCCCACCCGAGGCAGCTGGTGGGAGCAGCTGACCCAGGCCTCCCGAGTCTATGCCTCTGGGGGCACTGAGGGCTTCCCTCTTCCCCGGTGGGGATCCAGGCGACACGGGTCAGGGACTGCAGCTGAGGTCGTGCAGGAGAGATCGCCGCCCGCAGAGGAAGCGGCACCTGGCAGAGGCGTATGGCTGGGGAGACTGTTTGGAGTGCCTGGGGGCCTCACAGAAACTGAGGGTGGAGCCCCGAAGTCCAG GAGACCATCCAGCTGGCTGCCCCCGACAGTAAGTGTGTTGACTCTGGTGAGGCGGGGGGCACCTCCCGAGACTCCCTCTTCTCCTGAGGATCTGGAGGCGTCAGCATCCAGCATGGCGCAGACCCACAG GGCAGTCCGGGCTCTCTGTGATCACACTGCTGCAGGACCCGACCAGCTGAGCTTTCGGCGTGGGGAAGTGCTGCGTGTCGTCGCCACTGTGGATGAGGACTGGCTCCGCTGTGGGAGGGATGGAGTGGAGGGGCTGGTGCCTGTGGGGTACACTTCTCTTGTTCTCTAG